One window of the Rhodothermales bacterium genome contains the following:
- the ndk gene encoding nucleoside-diphosphate kinase, which translates to MSVERTLTILKPDCVRKELIGDVTRMIQKAGFKIRAMKLIKLSLTEAEGFYAVHRARPFFGELTAFMSSGPCVPMVLEKANAVADFRTLIGATNPAQAAEGTIRKLFADSVGENIIHGSDSVENARIEAAYFFPEYEIVSNS; encoded by the coding sequence ATGTCGGTAGAACGTACCCTGACCATTTTGAAGCCCGATTGCGTGCGCAAGGAGCTGATCGGCGATGTGACGCGGATGATCCAGAAAGCCGGCTTCAAAATCCGCGCGATGAAGTTGATCAAACTCAGCCTCACCGAAGCCGAAGGCTTCTACGCCGTCCACCGCGCTCGCCCGTTTTTCGGCGAACTGACAGCGTTTATGTCCAGCGGCCCCTGTGTGCCGATGGTCCTCGAAAAGGCCAATGCGGTGGCGGACTTCCGCACGCTGATCGGCGCCACAAACCCGGCGCAGGCCGCGGAGGGTACCATCCGCAAGCTCTTCGCCGATTCGGTCGGCGAAAACATCATCCACGGATCGGACTCCGTCGAAAACGCCCGCATCGAAGCGGCCTATTTCTTCCCCGAGTACGAGATCGTGTCGAATAGTTAA